The Branchiostoma floridae strain S238N-H82 chromosome 18, Bfl_VNyyK, whole genome shotgun sequence DNA window AGCCGCCACGATCCCCAAACACGGTGGGCACCACGGAGTCGCCGACGGCGTCCGGTGGAGTTTCCGCGGGGAGTTTGAGTCGGGAGATCCGGCACTGCCTGGACGGCACCGTGGACTTAGTGTACAGCGAAGACAAGCGGCATCAGTTGCTAGACAGCGCAGGCGGCGACGCGCACAAGCGTTACCGCATCGAACCCGATTCTAGCATCCCCCATTCCACCAACAAAGCCGATGTGAGCCGAGAGATCCGACACTGTCTGGACGGTACAGTTGACGTCGTTTACAGCGAAGATAAATGGCACACGTTGCTCAACGGAACTGGGAACACCCATAAGCGTTACCGCATCGACCCCAACCCTGACGCGCCCCCGACCTCCAGTGCGGTAGATAAAATGAACCGTCCCTCCTCTACCGAACATTCAGATACTCCACAGCAAAAGGGGTCTAACGCCAACAGCAAGTCCGACACACAAGGAGCTTTCAAATTCCCTCCAATACGCAAGATAGCCGACTTTCAAAATGGCGGTGTCGCGTCCACCGACCAACCGTTGTCCAAGGCGATCGCGGCGTCCTTAGCAACAAAATGGCCGTCAGTAAAGAGCGCACTCGATGATGAAGACATCAAGACGGGTGCATGTGCAACAGGCGGAATTGATCTATTCTCAAGACCATTTGCTAAAAGCGTGGAAAATAAAGCCAAAAGTTTGAGCCAAGACTTGACGAAGTGGGTCGAGACTCATGGAGGGGCAAGAGGAGATGGTGGCGTTgccaaaaacaagaaaacaaaagagatGGCGCCCCGAGAAGTGACAATGGCAAAGAAGAAGATGGCCGCGAGGATACCGGTGTTTCTCTCGGCGAAGGAGGCGGGCGCGACCGAAGAGGCTCTGAGGATTGCGTCGGAGATTGCCGAAGAGAGCCCGATCAAGACGACGCTGTGTGCGAAGCTGTGCTTCCAGTGCGGCGCCCTAAGATCGGCAGGGGGCGTTGCTAAACTTCGGCGATGCAACGGCTGTGGCATAGCCATGTACTGTTCACGGTAAGTGATTCTACCACTGTGCTGCACAACATTCTAGGGCacatccgaaaatagtttcatgaggttggtagatcataggacataagagttttctttaacACAaccagtgttctcgccgcaaaacatgcaaaagcgccacctacatcggctacaaatagcggcgagaagcagaactccagttagaagctctgaggaagatgtctgacagacatcgaaacgtcagcaggtgagaaaaaccggttgtgctaaagaaaactcttatgtcctattCTAGGGTACAGTCTAGATTATCCCAGGGAATATTCTTGGTAGGGGCATAGTCTAGGCTGCTACACCAGTATGGCTATTACGTCAACACCAGGGTCATGAACAGTGAACAAACTGATAAGACGGTTCACGACTTGAACCACACATACACAGTGTCATGCCCTGTGGATAATATGTCTTTGGAACAATAACTATGTCTACGTGTATGAGAGCATACCAGGAGCGCACACAGTGCTGAAGAAATGGGCTACCTGCGACGCAGATCCGTTTACACGAGGTTGGGCGGCGCCGCAGACTCCCCGCAGAGCGTCGTAAGTCACCTCCGGAGGTGCCACACTGCGTCGCGCCGCAGCGCGTCGTTTTCGCTTTCCCCGTGTAAAAGCGAAAACGACGCGCTGCAAATTGTTCGGTTGACATTTCCTTGAGCTTCAATGATAGCATCGGCATACAATAAAATCGGCAGCAAAGAAGGCTGCCCGTTGAATGTCCATGCCCGGCGCTGCACGTATGCGCAAGTAGACAACAAAAATCATCATCTGTcaaatgaacaacaacaacagaacttGTTTTATgatcccgccattttgaaaacgcGCGTTGTTAGATGTCACGGCGGGTCACCAGAGTTCACGGCAACGCGACGCACTGTGGTGTGTCGCGACGCGCTGCGGCGCGCCCCAGGGTTGTGTGTAAAACGACAACTATCCTACGTcactgtcctaggacaaacgACGTACGTCGTTCAAAGTGCCTCGTGTAAATTGGGCCATAGTCTGGGCTGCTACACCGGTATGACCATTACGTCAGCATCAGGGTCTTGAACAGTGAACAAACTGATAAGACGTCTCACTACTTGAACCACGCATACGCAGTGTCGTGTATTGTggaaaatatgtcaaaggtggaGACACATGAGACAAAGAAAAATACGTCCCAACAGGTAACAAGCGTAAGTCAAGTACTGTTTGCAAGTTGTAGTCCTTCTTTGAGCTTGCGCATTCAAAGTTCAAATCCTGAATTGGCCTATACAGTTGTGAAATTCGATGCTGCATAACATACCAGTATATAGTCTATATCATACACGGGTATATTCTGGGTAGGGGTATAGTCTGAGCTGCTACAATGGTATGGATGTCATTTCAGCACCGAGGTTGTGGATGGTATACAAAGCGTTTAAATGCACTGATTATGCTTATAATCAGTGAAAGGAGCAGTTCTTTAAAAGACCCAttttgacaacacaaaatactTTATATAGCTATTTAATAACTGAAAGGTGTGAACTATTGTTCTGGGCTTGTCTGGTCAAAAACACAAGGCAGTACGGATAATTGTATCATAAAGGGTGTACAGTATGCCATTTCTAatcttcttgttgttgtttcagtgCTTGTCAGCAGAAACACCGACGCCAGCACAGGCCCAAGTGCCGGACCCTTGTCTGCAACAAGGACAAGTTTGTCGTCTACATACAGCTGTAATCAACCATAATGTACACCACATTTGTTTTGCCCCTAACACGTTTTCTTCTCAAGGACAACC harbors:
- the LOC118406250 gene encoding uncharacterized protein LOC118406250; this encodes MAPREVTMAKKKMAARIPVFLSAKEAGATEEALRIASEIAEESPIKTTLCAKLCFQCGALRSAGGVAKLRRCNGCGIAMYCSRACQQKHRRQHRPKCRTLVCNKDKFVVYIQL